The genomic stretch tcacatttcgagacactctcttctctcttcaatatctcttaaaatataagactaaatattatgatatgtatactcatatgaaagagtttttcgtaaggaatttaatggtaccatttttatattttttgaacaaatatatttttgtaaatattaaagtcaaaggcttacctcgtaaatgcaaaacgtcatatataaaaaagtggagggagtagTATTATGACTTTTTAATGGTCGTACTCTTTTTACACAATTGTGGAACCGCATTGGAAGAGAGTAACGGAGTAAGGAATGTGTGAGGAATTAAACTCACATGACCCAAATAAATGTGTCACATCGAAGAAAGAAAAGATAATTGTCACCATGGAACCTCATTGGAGTTTGGACTTAGTTATGAACTAGACTCTCTCCTCAATTCCTCGTGGCTAGAGCTGGCAAAAGCTGACCCGACCTGATCCGTCCGAAACTCGACCCGATACAACCCGAAAATTGGGTGAACCGAAAtcgaactgacccgacccgacccgataaccgATAGCAACCTTATTTTTTACAACCCGAAACCgacctgacccgacccgaccaGTGACCCGATATTTTCTTTACCCGATAGATGACCCGATAATAAACTAGCTTAATAATGATTTAAATAACACGAAGTTGACATTCATCTTATAATTATATTTACTTAAAAGTACAATTACTAAACCTACCcattatttaaatataaaattatcatgtaaaactaaatatataaaataaattatATGTTGATTACCTGACTCGACACTGACTCGCTAATGACCTGATCCGACTTACCACCCGttgatgacccgacccgaatatgacccgacatgaaccgacccgacccgacatAACCCGAACTCGTTATGACCCGACCCATTTTAACCCGACCCGTAACCAACCCGAGTGCTCGATTGCCACCTCTACGTGGGCGCGGCTTAGCTCATGTGTGAATTTAACAGAACGGTTTTGTTTGAATACGTCTTTACTATTCTATCTTAGACCATGTTTATCAGTAGTTTCTGCAGACCTACTTAGACCTAGTTcctgattaaaatattaatatatacATCTTAACCTACTTATAAGACTTAGTTCCTTATTCTGTTATTTTATCAAGTCCTACTTAGACCTAGTTCCTGATTTTTTTAACATCATATATTTTTATTATATCTTTATATCgtaattttattttgataacattTATAAACGTATTTACAATTAATATAAATTAAGTTTTATAGAGGAAAAAAATACAAATAAAGAATTATACCCAATTTTTACAATATAAGACCGTCTTACGAAATAAATTATACCCAATTAACATCATTTAATTttaagataaataaataacaacCCAACAGTGAATGTGTGGCTGTGTGCAACTGTGCATGTTAGGTGTCATAGAAAAAAATTATACCGCGCGTGTCTGTTTTTTTTGGACGGAATGAGTGCAttaaataaatgaaagagtagtTCAAATACATCACGGGGAGGGTCGGGGCTTAATGTCGTACAAGCCGAGATAAAGTCCGAATTACAATAATCAATTACAAATGAAGGGGCATGAGCCCAAATAAAACTTCCATTCCGAGGGCTAGTGTCTTTAAGAGCGAATTTGGCGATAGCATCCGCTACTTTGTCGGCGCTTCTCTTCTCAAAGACAATCTTCAAATGGGGTGAGGCGTCTAGTAGTTCCCTACACTCAATTAGAATGTTAGCAAAAGGTCCACAAGGAGAGATTAGGTTAGTAAGGGCATTGACCGCATTAAGACAATCCGAAGCAAATAACAAATTTACTAGTGGACTGACCCGCAACACGCAAGCCTTCTTTAATCGCAAGCACCTCACAAATAAAAGGGCATGGGGCAACCAGTCTAGTGGCCCAGCCTCTAACCCCAAGAGCCAACAGTATTTCTAGTGACACACCCAATACTAGCAAAGAAGGAAGAGGGAGAGAAGGCCACGTCAACATTGATTTTAAACCAATCAGACGGTAGAGGGGCACAGCTACGCGAGCAAGAGGCAGAGGTAGGGTGAACAAAAGAAGGGGGAAGGAGGGGTGTGATTATTGGCAGCAATCCAGGAATAGGCTTGGGAGGAGATGAGGGTACTAAGGCGTGAGGACGGGGAAGAGGGTTGAGAGTGAACATAGCATTGCATCGTTCGGTCCAAAGCCTCCAGATGATAAAGAGAAAGAGGGTGTTCCAAGAAGGGTCAGAGGAGGTGCATTTGGTATGGAGCCAAGATTGGAGGTCGAGAAAAAAGAAGGAAGTTTGGATTTTAAAGTAAGACCACACCTCATTCGCGCGGTTACAGTCACGGAGAATATGAAGGGATGATTCAGGGAGGGAGGGGTTTTCACAAAGGGTGCAACGAGGGAGGAAATAATGGATCGTGAGTGAAGGGTGAAGTTGTGTGGTAGCTTGTCCCACCAAGCCAACCAGATAAAGAGTTTAATCTTAGATTAGGTAGACAAATCCCATAACCACAAGAGGTCAACGGAGAAGGAGGGAGGACAAGGGGAGTGATCAAGTAGAGACGCATAGCAAGATCCCAAGGAGAATTTTCCTTTTGGAGCAAGGGAGGTACTAAAGAAGTCACTCCTAGGCCCTAGCCGAGGAGGGGAGAGGCAGGGCAAGGATAGTATCACGGGTAGAGTCGGGCAGAACGAAATCAAGAGCGTCCAGATTCCATTGATTGTTAAGGATGATGGAGCATAATTTTGATTTCTGAGAGAGAAAGTTTAAAGACCCAGAGACAAGGTTCCTTAAGGGTCCAAGGCTAGACCAAGTATCATTCCATAGGTTAATGGTTGAACCGTCCCTTATGGACCAGATGAGGTGGTGTTGAAGAATAGGCCAGCCCACACCCACATTTTTCTAGATATGGGAACCCGCTCTAAAAGGAGTGGGAGAGAGGGTGAGATACTTGCTTTTAATGGCCAAGGCAAAAATGGAGGTTTTGTCAAAGAGAAGTTTCCAATTAAGCTTGGTGGAGAAGGGATCATTCAAAGGGCGGGAAGCTTTGATACCAAGGCCACCAGAGGCCATAGAAAGGGTGACCAAGTCCCAGTTCGAGAGATGGAGTTTGCTCGAGGAATGGCTGGACCAAAGGAAGGTTcgtgtgattttgtcaatatcacaGAGAGTGGAAGTCGGGAGGCGAATATATTGCATGGAGTGAGAAGGGATGGCATTTAAGGTAGATTTAATTACGCACAGTCGGCCAGCACATGAAAGAAATCTAGTCTTTTAATTTGCAAGTTTGGATTGGATGGCATCAACGATATGCTGAAGGTCAGATCTCTTAGGTTTTTTCCAAGTAAGAGGGAAGCCGAGATAGGTTCCAAGATTGTTGATACACTTGATGCCAGGGAGACCTTAAACATGTGGATATCATCCAAGGGAGTGTGCCTGGAGAAAATCATACTGCGCGTGTCATTCATCCACATTCCTACACATTCATATTGTACAAAGTTGTTTTGTGGAGTTCCTACCTTCGTTCCAGGAGGTCTGTTTTGGAACGCTTGGAACAACTTTTCATCCACCGAGTTCCTgattttcattttatttattttttttcttttaatttgtttttttgtccTTATTCAAGACCTAGCCTTTCTTAGACCTACCCATAAACGTAGTCTTACATAAACCTATTTGCTAGTTGATACTTGCATTGGCTTTAAGTTGTGAGATGAATTAGATGATTAAACATTATACATTTATACCGGCTAAGGATACTACGTACGTATATTTCTTTACATACGAGACCGTTTCTCAcaattttttttgtgtttatattttagCCAATGTTGGATTTCCATGTTTTACAATCTCCATATCAAATGAGCGGACATGTACTAGCCCAAAATAGTTGGTAATATGACATGTCTGAGTACTCCTATTACAAGGAAATCATAATCCTCCTAAATTTGAGGAAACTTTTGACCCAAGGTGATCATCATTCATCACAGACCAGGCGATAATAATTCTTTGAAAATTTACAAGATTTGTTGTTCGTGTAATCAAGACGAGAGAAAATCACAACATTATTCATACAATAATCATTTCAAAGTTCTTTTATTAGCAGGGGAGGCTGGTCATTAACCAATGATTATTAGTCTCGCATTTCTCCCCTGCTATCTGTTGGGAAATTAACGTCAATCTTCCATGATCATCGCCCATTGTTTTGTTAATATAGTCTTTCATGAATCCCTAGAACAGAAACATACGTTGTTACATATTTCCATGAAAGTTCATATTAGATGCCTATGGTGATGGTTGCAAGATAATTATTATTAGCCATGTCCGACGAGAAAAGGATGCTTAGTATGCGCAATAGCATGCCTCCTGATGGAGTTCCGACGTGGGGTTGTGGCTCTCACGTTTCGGTACGCTCTGCTAAACCAGAGAGGCTCTATAGGGTTTGGCCTGGCAACAATGTACGTATGTTCCTCTTCTATGCCACATTTATCTTCAATTATCCTTGTTATCGATTATATTCTTGTATATTTTCGTTTCAAAGAAATATCATTTCGTGTTATTTCGGTATAAACATGCATGGGTATATGAAAGGAAAAGGACTAATGAAGTTGGTTTTGTTGGATGACAGAGATTTGCATGTGGTGGAAGATTGGTACTTGGTCCTGATGCAGGATCACTGTACTTGTCTTCTTTTTTGATAGGGTGTCCTGCTATTACATTTTGCATAAGGATGTTCGTTAGGATCGAAGAACACGATCCTGTCTACAGCTATGGTGTTCTCACATCTGGTGTTATTCTCACTTTCTTGGTAAGTTCTTTTTGTTGCAATCACTGAACAAAGCAAAAACGGCTTGTTATGAAGCATTGAATAataaatgttgttgttgttgttatgatTGTCTTATTATGCATCCTGTCGACAATGTAGGATTTGTTGTTCCTGTTCATGACCTCTGTCCGCGATCCAGGAATAATCCCTCGGAACTTTGGGCCACCCGAAGAAGATGAAATAGACACGCCTACGCAATCCATGGAATGGGTTGCAGGAAAGGCTCCTAATATAAGGATTCCAAGAACCAAAGATGTGGTGATGAATGGTTACACTATCAAAGTCAAGTTTTGTGATACTTGTAGACTGTATCGACCTCCCCGTGCGTCACATTGCTCTATCTGCAACAACTGTGTCCAGAGATTTGATCACCATTGCCCTTGGGTGGGTCAGTGCATAGGCCTTGTAAGTTCCTTTAATTACATGATGAGTTcttgtaagacggttttatacaagACTTTGTGCTTCAGTTTTCTTCTTGTCCCATTTTTAACCGGAAATATTCAATGCTTTTGCAGCGGAACTACCGATTCTTCATTCTGTTCATATCATCATCAACATTTCTGTGCATATACGTTTTCACATTCTCCTTGGTCAACCTTCTCCGGAAAGAGGGGCCGTTCATGGATTCAATGTCAGACGATATTGTGTCCGTAATGCTAGTTTGTTATTGCTTTGTCATTGTCTGGTTTGTCGGTGGACTTACCGTCTTCCACTTCTATCTCATGTCAAGTAACCAGGTAATTATCTTAGTGCTCAAATGATAGTGTTTGAGTCATTTTGATATAAATAGAGCAACAATGACTGTATTGATgttgacgggttttaattcaagtcgggagtatCACGCCTTAATTGATACTCTCTCCCTCTattcatttcatttccatacttttgattaatatactttatACTGCTCACATATGCTGAACAAACAAACatatgaaaatgaaatgaatgaaGTATAAAATAGTTGAAGAATCATGTATCCTTTAATTACATTTCTGATATAGTGTATTTTCCAAGGCAGACAACTTATGAGAACTTCCGGTACCGGTACGACAAGGACAGAAACCCACACAATTTAGGAGTAATGAACAATCTGAAACAAATATTCTGCACAAAAAGACCACCGTCAGCAGTGAATTTCAGAGAACTAGTACTTGTGGAAGATGTAATTCTGCCTGAAACCCCAAGTACTTACCATGGTGGGTACATGGGATTCAGGAAAAATATGGACATGGAAGTCGGAAATCAGAACGTAGCCAAGAATGGAAGTTTAATGGTTTCGGGGATTTTACCCAACTTGGACTATGCTGGTATTGATGAGAAATTGAGGAGGATTACTAGCCAAGATGGTGCAGTTGACCTGTTTCTCAAGAACCCAGGAAATGTAAGGTCAACTAAAGCAATGTAATGCTCATCTTTGAATTGTTTTTTGTGAGTTTGATGATAATATAGGATTATTATAGGTTATTTAGAAACAATAGAATACATTGAATTTTCAGGCTAATTTGGAGTTTTGATTTTGCTGTATCTACATTGATATGTTCCTAATCTGCCCATACCAAGATTATTCTCATCTCAAATTTGCATCTCTTTTTTATCAAATGCGTACAATACAAAGGGAAGCGTGGATTTGAACTTGTGACTTATCGTCCATAATACATCCGCCTTAGCCACAAAGATATATAATTCACCTTATTGGATAGTTTGAGACTTGGAGTACCCAGTATTATGTTCAGCAAAGCCTGTTGTTGTTTCACATGAGTCCTGAATAACTCACAGTTTGAGAGTCACACTACTCAATATCATGAGGACTGAGGAGGCATGCTACAACTCTACAAGATCAGGCTACTTTCCTGCCATGAGATTGGCTTTTGCGCCGGATACATAATTGCCATATTgaataaaatattttcttttttattaaagaacatgataataaaaagggatattctctcgtgtacccttCAACCTTTttattttctatgatatacccctcttttcatgcaaaaaaaatttgaccgtcaataactcttggctacaagttcaaaatacgataaactttttttccaaattgaccgtctttaagaggttttctgtttgaaaaaaaaattaccgacgtctcaactcgtagtcgggaattatggtcggtcaaagtttattcgttaaaaaatgtttgactAACCATAACTACCTGCTAAGAGTTCAAAAAGcgatgaatttttttttcaaattgaaggccttgacgagataattggtttggaaaaaaaaaattaccgttttctaaactcgtaatagagaattattgtcggtcaaagttttttttcgaaaaacgaggggtacaacgtagaaaacgaaaaagttcaagGGTATACGAGAGAATATCCCGTATAAAAATAGAAATTCTTCCGTTAGTCATCCCAtaaaatactaaaaaaaaaaaaagggggattTCGCatctattactccctcctattcttaataaccctcccttttcatggagggcacgagatttaagggaggggagtattatatggtaaaatattgtagtggggtaggagattggagaaATGAAAGGTAttatgtgattaaaataagtatttttGTGGGGTAacgtgattaaaataagtatttttgtggggtaaggtgattaaaataagataaagtatgagtattgtggggtattgttgtagggtgggtgattaaaataagtataaaagtttatcAAATAAGGAAAtggggagagtattgtgaatagatgaaaaaggaaatagggagagttattaagaataggagggagtacaaccTATAACCTGAAAGTACACCGAAAAGTTCTTAAAAAATTTCTAATAAAATGGACTGTTTCTTCAAATGCAGTCCTTTTGTCCAAGAAATATCAAGAGTACACCATATTTGTTTTAGTTGactacttagtttagtttatattacTGAAAATGAGGTTGCGTCATGCATGAAATATAAGAACAACCGGACCGCGTGAAGACATGTTCAACTAGTACGTTATGTCGTTATATCTTTATATTATGGCTTCACGTTTAGTTCAATTAGTaaattatacaactggttgtatgtaGTTTATGTACAACATTTTCAATGTTGTCGAGTTTTGTTATAAAGTTGTCGAGCTTTACTAACAAAATTGTCGAGTTacaatacaaagttattgagcttaagaggaataattattaaactcaataactttttaaattagctcaataacttataaaatagctcgacaactttgtgTAGAGAACTCgacaactttgaggcggttgtacaatgctaatatacaactggttgtaagatAGTATTTGTGCGTTTAGTTGGTCTGAGTGTCCGACTAACTAACTTTTTTCCTCTAtttatttatctcatattaacatTGTATCTTAGCGCTTGGAATTTTTTTTCCATATAGTCAATTAGTAGTcataagagcatccgcaaacGTGAGGCTTCCCAtatcttctctttccttttcttattcatccacctcattttccactaacttttccatttaccctccccatttcataattacatttatgcaacaatggggttccccaattcacacacaaaaatttgggaacctccccaaaagtaacacaaattgccTTACTTTTTTTTTGGGAGCTCCTCTAAAAACAGTGTAACCCCAAATGTTGGGGAGCTTTGTGCAACAATGAGGAGCCCCATAATAGGAGAGAGAGGACATATGGGGAGGCACCtccccacctttgcggatgctctaaggaCATTACACTGGTAGGGAGATGTGAATTTGAATCTGCAATTTACTTTGTATTAATCGCTAGACTAGATTGTTTCTAAAATGAATggttactagtttgaatgcccgtgcgttgcaacggggtaattaacttatttataatgcaaaaaaaaaaacgttataagtttttaatgtttacatattattaaaatatctctttcaaaaaaacataaaagattaatatatacgtggattaactcttatttataatcatataatcacctcaccttatactaatctttcgatatgagacaattctactatttataagtaatatattcacaaaaattggatttttttttctgatgtgggacaattctaatatttatacgtaatatatatttatcaaacctgcattatttttcaatgtgggacaaataacatactcagaattacaccattttttttgcacttggttcgacatccaaccagatctcgaataccgaatacagacaattgctactcattatatctaatagttatatttaaatttaataatatgatcaagtactctccattaatatttgtacgttgtttttttcaaaaaaaatttaacataattgagatacgaaAATTtctcgtggtaccccttaattttgttagattttccatgttacccctactttttaaaatctgcctatggtacccttcaggttccatttttttgcccatggtaccccctaatgtaaaggctgttaaatggacgttaagtttgatgacgtagcaataaaataacaattaaaaaataataccccctttattgttttaatggtacggatatctctcttttaaatgcaaatttaattaactatatcattataatattgaaaatttctcatggtaaccttgaactttaaTAGATTACACTTGCTACCATGGatgtttgttttctatttttttttatcataattaaaatatgagcAAATGATAAGaacatatactctaatgatagaatattttttaacacaattctaattatattatttaaacatagtatatttaccacacctatattatttttcaatatggaacatataaaatctataggtagaaaatataatgatataaacttttaagagctcttcaagacaatacttaagcgactcaaaagattttgggttgatgcctaaatTCCAAGGATgttcatagaatcacccaccttttgctatatttcgatgtggaaaaattctattttttatatgtagtatatttatcacacctatattatttttcaatgtgggagatataacatactatgaaatacaccatctttaatatgtgcaaattatatgaaatctatatatactctaatgatatcatttcttaccatgaatctaataatattattttcataagttttttaccgacattattttgtcaaatgaaattaaaagtttttatataaaaattaagaaacatcacttgaatataaaataagaatacaTAGTATATactataataactaaaaaattttccaaacattaacttaggttagaaatcattattgtagagacagtaatacaaactcttttaagagttatctctgacaatacttaagggaatcaaaagattttgggttatgacttctatttataatcataagatcaccatgccttatggtaatcttccgatgtgggacaattctaatatttatacatagtatattcgccacacttacgttacttttcaatgtaggacaaataacatactaagtacaccattttttttgcacctactttaacatcaacccgatttaataatgagaaaatacaatacaatacaatacaatacaatacaatacaatacaatacaatacaatacaatacaatacaatatacactctaatgatagcattttttttgtcacaatctaattatataatttt from Silene latifolia isolate original U9 population chromosome 5, ASM4854445v1, whole genome shotgun sequence encodes the following:
- the LOC141656085 gene encoding putative protein S-acyltransferase 1 — translated: MSDEKRMLSMRNSMPPDGVPTWGCGSHVSVRSAKPERLYRVWPGNNRFACGGRLVLGPDAGSLYLSSFLIGCPAITFCIRMFVRIEEHDPVYSYGVLTSGVILTFLDLLFLFMTSVRDPGIIPRNFGPPEEDEIDTPTQSMEWVAGKAPNIRIPRTKDVVMNGYTIKVKFCDTCRLYRPPRASHCSICNNCVQRFDHHCPWVGQCIGLRNYRFFILFISSSTFLCIYVFTFSLVNLLRKEGPFMDSMSDDIVSVMLVCYCFVIVWFVGGLTVFHFYLMSSNQTTYENFRYRYDKDRNPHNLGVMNNLKQIFCTKRPPSAVNFRELVLVEDVILPETPSTYHGGYMGFRKNMDMEVGNQNVAKNGSLMVSGILPNLDYAGIDEKLRRITSQDGAVDLFLKNPGNVRSTKAM